The sequence CACGGTCCAATTCCCCCGCCCGGATTCGACGGCGATCTTCCGGATATTTTTCTATCGTATGTTGCAGCCACCACCAGAAAGGGTTCGGACGAAGTCGTCCAAAAATGCCGCGACGGAGCTGAGGCCGATTGTCATTTGCGGGAGTAGGTATCGGGGTTTTCCCACCAGGAGTTTCGGGCCCCGAAGGAGGAGACGACGGAGCTGGCGATGGTAAAGGCTGCTCCGCCGGCATCGCCTGCGCATATTGGGCCCCCATGATGAGCGGATCGGGCGAGGCGTCGCTCATAACCAGCGGCTCGCTCTGCGTGCCCCCCTCTTCAATGCGCCGCAGCGACCCCGGGATCGGGTCGTCATCCTCAGGTGGCTGATAGGTGGCGGTGTCCTTGACGAAGATCGCCTCGCCCACCGTGTTCCTGCAATTCATCCAGCACCGGTCGAGATGGCGGATCACCGGCGAGCCCTCGGCGCGCACCTCAGGCGCATGGCCGATCGGCTCGCAGATGTCCTCAACCGTGCCGGATTTTATACCCTTTGCCGTGCCCGGCTTATCCCCGTGCACATGCGTGGTATTGGAGCGGAGGACCATCGCCTTTTGCCCGGTGAAGCGCACCGATGGCGTATAGGCTTCGTCATGCCCGCAATAATCGACGATCTGGTAGAGGACCGGCACCACCGAGGAGCCAATAGGCGTCAGGCAAACGTCCGGAGCGAGACAGACGATCCTCGCCTCGTCGGTGTCGCGCAGACCTTCTCTGGGCTCGCCGGTCGTCCACGGCGCCGGGTAACCAGGCTCCCCCGCATAATCCGACCCCGCCTCGACCAGATCGCCCCAGCCGGCTGTCATCTTATCCTTAGGCGTCTCCTCAGGCGTCGACATCGGCCGCCTCCGGTTGCGCCCGCGCCGGCGCGGCGGTGCGCTCGCTCATCACCCGGGCGAGCGTCAGCGTCACTCCGGCCGCCTCCGGCAAAGGAAACCGCCCGCGCCAGGTGAGGATCACCCGATGGTCCTCCCGCCAGTCGAAGTGCACGCCGTCGAGCGCCAGGTCATGCCAGCCGTCGGTGGGCGTTCCATCTGTGCGTACTGCCAGTGTCACATCCGGCAGTCGGCCTTCCGCAACGGCAAAGTCCGGCGACAGGTTTTCCAGTCGATAGGCCTCGTTGCCCTTCAGATGGGGAATGGCGATCTGGTCCGGCGGCGACGACTGCCAGAAACGCAAATCGAAATCCTCCGGCAGGAGCGGATGGCGCTCGTCCAGCCAAGCCTGATCGTACGTGCCAACATATTGCTCGCGCTCCCGCCACCAGGGCGACAACGGACCAAGGCCAGCGGGCGCGCGTGGCGCGCGCCAGTCCGGCTCCGTCTCGTCGGGCCAAGAGATCTGATGGGCGGGGCACGGCCCGGCATCCGGGCCCATCTTCAGATCCACCAGGCCACGCCCCAGCGGATTGCGCTGCTCGACATCGACGGGTCCGCTGTGGTCGGGGCTCGTTGGAAGCGGACCACCCAAGGCGAAAGCCCAGCTCAACGGCACGCAGTTCGTCGGCTCCGGCTCGGTCAACGTCCAGCCGACGAGTGCGCGCTTCGACGCTTTAGCGTGAAGACCAGGCCATCGCACCTCCGTATCCGGCAACCATTGGCGTGGGCCCGCCACGTTGAGCCGCTTGTCGACCGGTCCGAGTTGCAGACGCACTGGCCATTCGGCGAGCAGCTTACAGCCCGGCGCCTGAGCGGTGCCCAGAAAGGTAACGTCAGTCCCGACCTTTTCAGGCGTCAGATCCGTCTGCCGGACGAGCGGGCTGGCATGAGGCTCGCCCTCATAAGCGTCCTCCCACTGGAAGGGCTCCTGCTCACGATGAAGCCGCAGCCCGCCCCCCTGCCGGTGCAGAAAGGTCGCCTTCGCAGACACCACGACATCGAGCCCGCCGTCGCGGTCGAACTGGCGGAAGGCGACAGCAGTGAGCGGGGTCGGGTTGACGAGCTTCATCGAGCCGAACTCAATTCATGTCGATCGGC comes from Afifella aestuarii and encodes:
- a CDS encoding DUF4150 domain-containing protein; protein product: MSTPEETPKDKMTAGWGDLVEAGSDYAGEPGYPAPWTTGEPREGLRDTDEARIVCLAPDVCLTPIGSSVVPVLYQIVDYCGHDEAYTPSVRFTGQKAMVLRSNTTHVHGDKPGTAKGIKSGTVEDICEPIGHAPEVRAEGSPVIRHLDRCWMNCRNTVGEAIFVKDTATYQPPEDDDPIPGSLRRIEEGGTQSEPLVMSDASPDPLIMGAQYAQAMPAEQPLPSPAPSSPPSGPETPGGKTPIPTPANDNRPQLRRGIFGRLRPNPFWWWLQHTIEKYPEDRRRIRAGELDRVAEDPSLSEDAADILHDTAERMRNAPTPADAEQIEQVGWERLRELEQQGRLNPTAEEKTREDENREANKAVEHSKNLALALDHNVRVDTRNKRKYPCIVGPYKYVSMICPGEAHHLIPDRVYRLGKAPELEPEKNSTDNRIPNSPTYNGGQAICLSESMHRTGEDAIHKSLDDALKKLGDGRTYKPKGTAPLGKIRDEVYKAIDKVEELSQECRERAKKATYAQVVGRRNQPGRTSMHPPKDADVIRVLKAGTYEAGTY
- a CDS encoding DUF2169 family type VI secretion system accessory protein, yielding MKLVNPTPLTAVAFRQFDRDGGLDVVVSAKATFLHRQGGGLRLHREQEPFQWEDAYEGEPHASPLVRQTDLTPEKVGTDVTFLGTAQAPGCKLLAEWPVRLQLGPVDKRLNVAGPRQWLPDTEVRWPGLHAKASKRALVGWTLTEPEPTNCVPLSWAFALGGPLPTSPDHSGPVDVEQRNPLGRGLVDLKMGPDAGPCPAHQISWPDETEPDWRAPRAPAGLGPLSPWWREREQYVGTYDQAWLDERHPLLPEDFDLRFWQSSPPDQIAIPHLKGNEAYRLENLSPDFAVAEGRLPDVTLAVRTDGTPTDGWHDLALDGVHFDWREDHRVILTWRGRFPLPEAAGVTLTLARVMSERTAAPARAQPEAADVDA